Genomic DNA from Fimbriimonas ginsengisoli Gsoil 348:
GCGGCTCGTCGCCACCGGCGAGGCGATCGGCGAAGGTTGGAAGGCGCTCGCCAAGAAGCACGGGATCCCGATCGGCGTAAGCGGCTGCCCGCCCCTCACGTCTCTCTCGTTCAAGGTCGAAAATCCGCTGGCCCTCCAGACGCTGTACGCACAGGAAATGCTGAAGCGCGGTTATCTGCTCGGTGCAGCGGTGTATACCACCTACTCCTACACCGATGAGATCGTGAATCGATTCTTGGAGACTTCCGACGAGGTCTGGAAGATCCTTGCCGAAGCGCTGGACGCCGGAAACGTCGTCGAGCGGCTTGACGGTGGCGTCGCCAGCCCCGGTTTCCGGCGGCTAACCTAGTCGCCCCGTATCCTTTGCCTCCAACCATAAAATCATGATTGCGAACAAAAAGGCCCTGGTCACGGGCATCACGGGCCAAGACGGCTCCTATCTTGCGGAACTGCTTCTTGCCAAGGGGTACGAGGTGCACGGCATCGTCCGTCGCACCAGCACCTTCACCACGGGCCGAATCGATCACATTTACGCGGATCCGCACTCGAACACGCGGCTGCACCTTCACTACGGAGATCTCTCGGACGGAACGAACCTCCGGAAACTCGTTGCCCGCGTAGAGCCGGACGAGGTGTATAACCTCGGCGCCCAGTCGCACGTACGGGTCTCGTTCGATCAACCCGAGTACAGTGCCGACGTCGTAGGAACCGGCGTGCTCCGTCTTCTCGAAGCGGTTCGCGACTACCAGGACGATAGCGGTCGTACGGTCCGGATGTATCAGGCCGGATCGAGCGAGATGTACGGGGCGGCTCCCGCCCCGCAGAGCGAAGCAACCCCGTTTTATCCCCGCAGCCCGTACGCAGTCAGCAAGGTCGCCGGGCATTGGTTTGGGATCAACTATCGCGAAAGCTACGGGATGTTCGTCTGCAACGGCATCTTGTTCAACCACGAATCCCCTCGCCGCGGCGAGACGTTCGTGACGCGAAAGATCACCCGGGCGCTCACTCGAATCAAACTTGGCCTTCAGGACAAGCTTTTCTTGGGGAATCTGGAATCGAAGCGCGACTGGGGTTTCGCCGGAGACTACGTGAGGGCGATGTGGCTAATGCTGCAACAGGACCAGCCGGACGACTACGTCGTCTCGACCGGCGAGTCGTATCGGGTCAGCGAGTTCCTGGATAAAGTCGCCGCCGAGCTCGACCTGGATTGGAAGACGGTCGTGGAATTCGACCCGCGGTACTTGCGGCCGGCCGAGGTCGATCACCTCGAAGGGGACAGCAGTAAGGCGCGGCGAATACTTGGCTGGAAACCGGAAGTCTCGTTCGATGGCCTGGTGCGGATGATGGTGGAACACGACATGGAACTGGCCAAGCAGGAGCGCGTCCTGGCCGAAGCAGGGTTCAGCAAGGCAGGCGGTCGAAGTGCCTGAGGCGATGCGTCGAGACGCCCGGATTTACGTTGCGGGCCATCGCGGTCTGGTTGGCTCGGCGATTGTCCGGCGCCTGCAAAACGACGGCTACGAGAACCTGATCGTCCGAACTCACAAGGAGCTGGACCTGACGGACAGGGAAGCGGTGGAGTCATTCTTCACCGAGGAAAAGCCGGAGTACGTCATTTTGGCGGCGGCAAAGGTGGGGGGGATTCACGCGAACAACGCCTATCCCGCCGACTTCATCTTCCAAAACCTGGCGATCCAGGGGAACGTGATCGACGCGGCGTACCGACACAAGACCGAGAAGCTGCTCTTCCTCGGGAGCTCCTGTATCTATCCCAAACTGGCGCCCCAGCCGATGCGCGAAGACGTTCTGCTTACGGGACCGCTCGAACCGACGAACCAGGCGTATGCGATCGCCAAGATCGCGGGGCTCGAGATGTGCCGCTCTTACTATAGACAGTACGGTTTCCGGTCGGTGAGCCTGATGCCTACCAACCTTTACGGCCCGTACGACAATTTCGATCTTGAGAACAGCCACGTGCTGCCGGCGATGATGCGCAAGTTTCACGACGCCAAGGAGCGGGGCGACAAGCAGGTTACGCTTTGGGGAAGCGGAACTCCGAGGCGGGAATTCCTCCATGCGGACGACCTTGCTTCGGCGGCGGTTTTCCTGATGAACAATCACGAGGACCCAGACTTGGTAAACGTCGGCGTCGGAGAAGACGTGACGATCCGCGAGCTCGCGGAGACCGTGCGAAGCGCGGTGGGTTGGAACGGGGAGATCGTCTGGGACTCGTCCAAGCCCGACGGCACCCCCCGCAAGCTTATGGACGTGAGCAAGATCCACTCGCTGGGGTGGAGGCATTCCATCGAATTCGA
This window encodes:
- the gmd gene encoding GDP-mannose 4,6-dehydratase, whose protein sequence is MIANKKALVTGITGQDGSYLAELLLAKGYEVHGIVRRTSTFTTGRIDHIYADPHSNTRLHLHYGDLSDGTNLRKLVARVEPDEVYNLGAQSHVRVSFDQPEYSADVVGTGVLRLLEAVRDYQDDSGRTVRMYQAGSSEMYGAAPAPQSEATPFYPRSPYAVSKVAGHWFGINYRESYGMFVCNGILFNHESPRRGETFVTRKITRALTRIKLGLQDKLFLGNLESKRDWGFAGDYVRAMWLMLQQDQPDDYVVSTGESYRVSEFLDKVAAELDLDWKTVVEFDPRYLRPAEVDHLEGDSSKARRILGWKPEVSFDGLVRMMVEHDMELAKQERVLAEAGFSKAGGRSA
- the fcl gene encoding GDP-L-fucose synthase, with the translated sequence MRRDARIYVAGHRGLVGSAIVRRLQNDGYENLIVRTHKELDLTDREAVESFFTEEKPEYVILAAAKVGGIHANNAYPADFIFQNLAIQGNVIDAAYRHKTEKLLFLGSSCIYPKLAPQPMREDVLLTGPLEPTNQAYAIAKIAGLEMCRSYYRQYGFRSVSLMPTNLYGPYDNFDLENSHVLPAMMRKFHDAKERGDKQVTLWGSGTPRREFLHADDLASAAVFLMNNHEDPDLVNVGVGEDVTIRELAETVRSAVGWNGEIVWDSSKPDGTPRKLMDVSKIHSLGWRHSIEFEDGVRDTYEWFKNNMAGTLR